One genomic segment of Pongo abelii isolate AG06213 chromosome 13, NHGRI_mPonAbe1-v2.0_pri, whole genome shotgun sequence includes these proteins:
- the HEMGN gene encoding hemogen, translating to MDLGKDQSHLKRLQTPDPHQEENHSPEVIGTWSLRNRERLRKRKAEVQEKETSQWLFGEQKKRKQQRTGKGNQRGRKRQPNTELKVKPQSQIEKEIVEKALAPTEKKTEPPGSITKVFPSVASPQKVVPEEHFSEICQESNIHQENFSEYQEIAVQNYSSETCQHVAEPEDLSPKMYQEISVLQDNSSKICQDMEEPEDNSPNTCQVISVIQDHPFKMYQDMATREDLAPKMCQEAAVPKILPCPTSEDTADLAGRSLQAYPKPDVPKGYILATDQNPAEPEEYNETDQGIAETEGFFSKIQEIAEPKDLSTKTHQESAEPKYLPHKTCKEIIVPKAPSHKTIQETPHSEDYSIEINQETPGSEKYSPETYQEIPGLEEYSSEIYQETSQLEEYSPEIYQETPGPEDLSTETYKNKDVPKECFPEPHQETGGLQGQDPKAHQEDAKDVYTFPQEMKEKPKEEPEIPAILNEIHPENDVYSYVLF from the exons ATGGATTTGGGAAAGGACCAATCTCATTTGAAGCGCCTTCAGACACCTGATCCTCATCAAGAAGAGAACCATTCTCCAG AAGTCATTGGAACCTGGAGTTTGAGAAACAGAGAAcgacttagaaaaagaaaagctgaagtgCAAGAAAAGGAAACGTCACAATGGCTATTTGG AGAACAGAAAAAACGCAAGCAGCAGAGAACaggaaaaggaaatcaaagaggcagaaagagacaACCAAATACAGAATTGAAGGTGAAGCCTCAGTCacagatagaaaaggaaatagtgGAGAAAGCACTGGCACCTACAGAGAAAAAAACTGAGCCACCTGGGAGCATAACCAAAGTATTTCCTTCAGTAGCCTCCCCGCAAAAAGTTGTGCCTGAGGAACACTTTTCTGAAATATGTCAAGAAAGTAACATACATCAGGAGAATTTTTCTGAGTACCAAGAAATAGCAGTACAAAACTATTCTTCTGAAACATGCCAACATGTGGCTGAACCTGAAGACCTCTCTCCTAAAATGTACCAAGAAATATCTGTActtcaagacaattcttccaaaaTATGCcaagacatggaggaacctgAAGACAACTCTCCTAACACATGCCAAGTAATATCTGTAATTCAAGACCATCCTTTCAAAATGTACCAAGATATGGCTACACGAGAAGATCTGGCTCCTAAAATGTGCCAAGAAGCTGCTGTACCCAAAATCCTTCCTTGTCCAACATCTGAAGACACAGCTGATCTTGCAGGACGCTCTCTTCAAGCATATCCAAAACCAGATGTGCCTAAAGGCTATATTCTTGCCACAGACCAAAATCCAGCAGAACCAGAGGAATACAATGAAACAGATCAAGGAATAGCTGAGACAGAaggctttttttctaaaatacaagAAATAGCTGAGCCTAAAGACCTTTCTACAAAAACACACCAAGAATCAGCTGAACCTAAATACCTTCCTCATAAAACATGTAAAGAAATTATTGTGCCTAAAGCCCCCTCTCATAAAACAATCCAAGAAACACCTCATTCTGAAGACTATTCAATTGAAATAAACCAAGAAACACCTGGGTCTGAAAAATATTCACCTGAAACGTATCAAGAAATACCTGGGCTTGAAGAGTATTCATCTGAAATATACCAAGAAACATCCCAGCTTGAAGAATATTCACCTGAAATATATCAAGAAACACCGGGGCCTGAAGACCTCTCTACTGAGACATATAAAAATAAGGATGTGCCTAAAGAATGCTTTCCAGAACCACACCAAGAAACAGGTGGGCTCCAAGGCCAGGATCCTAAAGCACACCAGGAAGATGCTAAAGATGTTTATACTTTTCCTCAAG aaatgaaagaaaaacccaAAGAAGAGCCAGAAATACCAGCAATTCTGAATGAGATTCATCCAGAAAATGATGTCTATAGCTATGTTTTGTTTTAA